The Candidatus Zixiibacteriota bacterium genome window below encodes:
- a CDS encoding flavodoxin family protein, translating to MSSKQILILKGSPREKGNSSILADQVAAGAREAGAEVESFDLHKMNIRPCDACDICHGDKTDECIIDDDMQILYPKLRAADAIVIASPVYWFTISAQAKLCIDRWYALESPQGNALKGKKIGIVLAYGDTDPYTSGGINAIHTFQYIFRYIKAEIVGIVYGTALNAGEIRNQPLLMEKAYKLGQQLCK from the coding sequence ATGAGTAGTAAACAGATTTTGATTCTTAAAGGTAGTCCCCGCGAAAAGGGGAACAGTTCCATCCTGGCCGATCAGGTCGCGGCCGGGGCGCGAGAGGCCGGAGCCGAGGTGGAAAGCTTCGATCTTCACAAGATGAATATCCGGCCCTGCGATGCCTGCGATATTTGTCACGGAGACAAGACTGATGAGTGCATCATTGATGACGATATGCAGATTCTTTATCCCAAACTTCGGGCCGCCGATGCCATCGTAATCGCCAGTCCCGTCTATTGGTTCACCATAAGTGCACAGGCAAAGCTCTGTATCGATCGCTGGTATGCCCTCGAAAGCCCACAGGGGAACGCCCTAAAAGGAAAAAAGATCGGCATCGTACTGGCCTATGGCGATACTGACCCATACACCTCAGGCGGTATTAATGCCATTCACACTTTCCAGTATATATTCCGCTATATCAAGGCCGAAATCGTCGGAATCGTATACGGCACTGCCTTGAATGCGGGGGAAATTCGCAACCAGCCGCTTCTAATGGAGAAAGCCTACAAACTCGGCCAGCAGCTATGTAAATAG
- the hisS gene encoding histidine--tRNA ligase: protein MTDKKSYHKVSPKVLKGFRDYPPDEEIARQILIEKTREVYERHGFLPLQTPALEFAETLLGGDYTTDNLKELFGFHGPDEVDMALRYEFTVSLARYIAGNPELPLPFRRYQYGPVWRVDKPGPGRYREFMQCDFDIVGTSSMLADAEVIAVMVEVMDNLGIKNFMVRYSNRKLINGLSSFAGIPSEMTTDVFRVIDKLEKQGKDAVLMELGPGRIDKSGDKIPGLNLSDRQIRLLSDFLNIALSKSGDKLAEIEKLLGNIEISRQGIEELREVQGYLTRMIPMPEKTMIDITIVRGLGYYTGPVYETTLLDLPEYGSMYSGGRYDNLIERFSNKSVPATGSSFGVDRMLAALIELKAIELKRATSEVLVTAMDKDRINDYLEIVNEIRRAGINAELFLGETKNLNKQLKYGDRVGIPIAVIAGSDEFENGTITVKDLRAGPDVAKGLSDREEWLKAENIQTTIKRAELISYLKKLLSK, encoded by the coding sequence ATGACAGACAAGAAATCATATCACAAGGTTTCGCCCAAAGTGCTCAAAGGGTTTCGGGATTACCCGCCTGATGAAGAAATCGCCCGGCAGATACTGATCGAGAAGACCAGAGAGGTTTATGAGAGGCATGGATTCCTGCCCCTTCAGACCCCGGCGCTCGAATTTGCCGAGACCCTGCTTGGTGGCGATTACACGACTGACAACCTGAAAGAGCTTTTTGGATTCCACGGCCCCGATGAGGTCGATATGGCGCTGAGGTATGAATTCACTGTTTCGCTGGCGCGATATATTGCAGGGAATCCGGAGCTTCCTCTCCCCTTCCGGCGGTATCAGTACGGCCCAGTCTGGCGGGTAGATAAGCCGGGGCCGGGGCGATACCGCGAATTTATGCAGTGCGATTTCGATATTGTGGGAACCTCCTCGATGCTGGCCGACGCCGAGGTTATTGCGGTGATGGTGGAGGTGATGGATAATCTTGGCATAAAGAATTTCATGGTGCGGTACTCCAACCGCAAATTAATAAATGGCCTTTCTTCCTTTGCTGGCATTCCATCCGAGATGACCACCGATGTTTTCCGGGTGATTGATAAGCTTGAGAAGCAGGGGAAAGATGCGGTCCTGATGGAACTCGGCCCCGGCCGAATCGACAAATCGGGCGACAAGATTCCCGGGCTGAATTTATCCGACCGCCAGATAAGGCTTCTTTCCGATTTTCTCAATATCGCCTTGAGCAAGAGCGGCGATAAGCTGGCGGAGATTGAAAAGCTACTGGGGAATATTGAAATCTCGCGGCAGGGGATTGAAGAGCTTCGCGAAGTACAGGGATATTTGACGAGAATGATTCCGATGCCTGAGAAAACAATGATTGATATCACGATCGTCCGCGGTCTGGGGTATTACACCGGGCCGGTGTATGAAACGACGTTGCTTGACCTTCCGGAGTATGGTTCGATGTATTCCGGGGGAAGATACGACAATCTGATTGAACGGTTTTCGAACAAATCAGTGCCGGCGACGGGGTCATCGTTTGGAGTTGACCGAATGCTGGCGGCGCTGATTGAACTGAAAGCGATCGAGTTGAAACGGGCTACCTCGGAAGTACTGGTGACGGCCATGGATAAAGATCGGATCAATGATTATTTAGAAATCGTGAATGAGATCCGCCGGGCGGGAATTAATGCCGAGTTGTTCCTGGGCGAGACCAAAAACCTCAACAAGCAGTTGAAATATGGCGATCGGGTGGGGATACCGATAGCGGTTATTGCCGGTTCGGATGAATTTGAAAATGGCACAATCACTGTGAAAGATCTTCGCGCCGGCCCCGATGTTGCCAAAGGTCTTTCCGACCGTGAGGAATGGCTCAAGGCGGAGAATATTCAAACGACAATCAAGCGCGCTGAGCTTATATCTTACTTGAAAAAGCTTCTCAGCAAATAG